The DNA segment TAGAGTAGGGAAGTTATACTTGTGCAACCGTTCTGAAATCAGTTGATATGCAAACTTATCGTAGCTTTCCTCGTAGTCTCTATTCTCTTTTTCGTCTCCCATATTGGTCATTCCCCCAATAATCAATCCTTTTATCTTTCGGAATACTCCTGCTAACTCCAAACTCATTATCATGCGGTCCAGAGCGTAATATTTTTCCCCTACTTCTTCGATGAACAAAATCTTATCTTTAAAATCAAAATTATACGAAGTTCCTAAAAGCGCATAAATCAAAGCAAGATTACCGCCAATTACCTGCCCTTCTACCTGGCCATTTTTATTTAAAGGATTCACTTCTATGGAATAACTGGGATTTTTTCCTTTTAAAATATTGAAAATAAGGTCATAGCTCTCCTCACTAACTCCAAAGCTAGAAGTTTTCAGTGTTTGACCGTGAATTGATGCATAATTATTTTTGAGTAAAAACCGCTGCACTACCGTATTATCAGAATAACCAATATACCATTTTGGTTTTTTGTGAAATTTATTGAGTTTTAAATGCTTTAAAAGATGCTGACAACCATAACCACCTCTTGAGGCCCATATTGCAGCAATATCAGGGTTATTGAAAGCCCAGTTCATATCAGAAATCCTTTCCTTCTCTGTTCCGGCATAAGAGTACCCATGTGCATATTTTGTGAACAGATTCTTTCCTAAAACCGGTTCAAATCCGCGCTCTTTAATGAGGTCAAAACCTTTCTGAAGTTGAGACACATCTACAGCACCAGCAGGAGAAATGACGGCAATTTGATCGCCTTTTTTTAATGATTCTGGGAAAATGATCTCTTTCATTGTCTAATTAATTTTTGTTCTGTTTTCTCCGCTTCTTCTAATTTCCGATCAAACTGATTAAATTTTTTAAAACTTTGTAAAAAGATAAAAATACTAAATGCGATCAGGATAAATCCAACTCCTTTTCTAATTTGATTAGCGAGTTTTTGGGTTAACTTATAGTGAAATACTTTGGCCAAATATATTTTGAAAAAATCAATGACCAGATAAGTGCCCACCACTAAGCCCATATATAATAGAAAATCTTTGGTTTCAGGATAGGAATTCCGAACTGAAATAACGGTAACGAGCCAAAAAAGGACCACTCCTATATTTAAAATATTAAAGAAAAATCCATTGAGAAAAGTCTTAAAATAATTCTGCCCGATCATTTTCTCTTCACCCGGTAAATGCATCTTTGTTTTCGAAAAAATCATATACAGTGAGTAAATAAATACGATAAGTGCTGTGATACGATAAAAACCAGGGTGCTTATCAATTAGTTCTACCAAATCACCACTCGCAAAATAAGACGCGACAATACACAGTATATCTGCTAAAACGACTCCTAAGTCTAAAGTAAATGCATGCTTAGGACCGCGAGAAAAACTAGTTTCAATAAGCAGAAAAAATATAGGACCGATAAATACCAGACTCAACGTAATTCCTAAGCCGACTGCTGAAAGGATAAGTTCTACCATTAATAATTTTTAAGAAAAAAACACAATACCGGATGATTAGTTTTACGGTTGAATAATTTTAAAATCCAGTTGTTTCTGAATTAAATTAGCCTTCATTACTCTAATGGTCACTTCATCACCTAATTGATATTTATTCCCTGTCTTGCTTCCATATACCGCATGGTTTTTGGCATCGTACGAATAAGAATCATCCATTAAATCTCTTAATTTTATCAGGCCTTCGGCGCCGTTTTCTGGAATTTGTACCCAGAAACCGAAATCTGCAACACCTGAAATAACACCTGTGAAATCTTCACCCAAATGTTTTTCCATAAACTTAACCTGCATGAACTTAATGGAATCTCTTTCTGCATCAGAAGCTAGTTTTTCCATAGAACTGCAATGCTTACACTTGACGTCGTACTCCTGTTTCTGAGGGGATTTGCCACCATCCAAATAATGTTGCAACAAACGATGCGCAATTAAATCTGGATATCGACGGATAGGAGAGGTGAAATGCGAATAATAGTCGAATCCTAAACCATAATGGCCAATAGGATCAGTGGAGTAGATGGCTTTGCTCATTGATCTCATTGCCAAAGTTTCAATCATATTTTCTTCCCCTTTTCCTTGAATGTCTTTCAATAAACTATTCAACGATGCAGCTACTTTTTTAGTATTTGCTAAATTCATCGTATAACCAAAAGTACCTACGAAATCACGCAATGCTTCCAGTTTGGCAGGATCCGGATCATCGTGAACTCTATAAATAAAAGTATTATTGGTAGGAACTCCTTTCTTATTTAAGGAAACAAATTCAGAAACTTTTCTATTGGCAAGTAACATAAATTCTTCGATCAAGTGATTAGAATCTTTGCTGACTTTGAAATATACACCGATAGGTTCATTATTTTCATCAAGATTGAACCGTACCTCACTGCGGTCAAATGTAATTGCTCCGTTATTAATACGTTCTGTTCTCAGAATCTTAGCGAGTCGGTCAAGTGTTGTAATTTCTTCAACCAGATCACCTTCTTGTGTTTCAAGCCGTTCCTGTGCTTCTTCGTAAGCAAATTTTCGATCCGAATGGATAATTGTTCGTCCAAACCACTGATTTTGTAGTTCTGCCTGATCGTTTATTTCGAAAACCGCAGAAAAAGTATATTTATCTTCATTGGGTCTTAGTGAACACACATCATTGCTCAAAACTTCTGGTAACATGGGAACAACACGATCTACTAAGTAAACGGAAGTCGCTCTTTTATAAGCTTCTTCATCCAGAATAGTTCCTGGAATTACATAATGAGAAACATCTGCAATGTGAACACCAATTTCCCAGTTGCCATTTTCTAATTTTTGTAACGAAAGGGCATCATCAAAATCTTTAGCATCCTTTGGATCGATAGTAAATGTACAAATATTACGCATATCACGTCTTTTTGCAACTTCAGTATCGTGAATTTTACGATCAATTTCCTGAGCTTCTTTTTCTACTTCCGGTGGAAATTCGTAGGGTAATCCATATTCTGCTAAAATGGAATGTATTTCTGTTTCGTGATCACCTGGAGCACCTAATACTTTAATAATTTCACCTTCAGGATTTTTTTCTCCGGCTCTCCAGTCAAGCATTTTCACAACAACTTTATCGCCGTCTTTCGCACCACCAATTTTACCTTGAGGAACAAAAATATCGGTATTGATATGCTTTTTATCACCCACTACGAATCCAAAATCCTTATGCTTGATAAATTGGAAGGTACCTACAAATTCAGTACGTTTTCTTTCCATTACTTCCAAAACGGAACCTTCTAGTTTCTTACCTTTAAAATTATAGGTAACAATAAGTACAGTATCCCCTTGTAAGGCATCTTTTACATTCTTGGAATGAATAAAAACATCATCATCTAGGCCTTGTACATTTACGTAAGCATTTCCGGTTTGATTAAAGTCGATAACTCCTGTTAAGGTACCTTCAATATTAAGATTAATGATGTATTTTCCTTTCTCTACTTCCTTAATCCGCTGATCAGCAAGCAATTTATGAAGTGATTGAATCACTTGTTCTCTTTGTCTCGGATTTTTATAATCGATACCGTCTGCAATCTGCTTATAATTAAAGATTTTACCAGATTTCTCATTCATAAAACGCAGTATCAATCTTCCGATCTCCTGCAATTTATAATTATTCTTATCGGAGATAAATTTTTTCTTTTGGGCCATAAAATGGATA comes from the Chryseobacterium sp. SNU WT5 genome and includes:
- the rnr gene encoding ribonuclease R, giving the protein MAQKKKFISDKNNYKLQEIGRLILRFMNEKSGKIFNYKQIADGIDYKNPRQREQVIQSLHKLLADQRIKEVEKGKYIINLNIEGTLTGVIDFNQTGNAYVNVQGLDDDVFIHSKNVKDALQGDTVLIVTYNFKGKKLEGSVLEVMERKRTEFVGTFQFIKHKDFGFVVGDKKHINTDIFVPQGKIGGAKDGDKVVVKMLDWRAGEKNPEGEIIKVLGAPGDHETEIHSILAEYGLPYEFPPEVEKEAQEIDRKIHDTEVAKRRDMRNICTFTIDPKDAKDFDDALSLQKLENGNWEIGVHIADVSHYVIPGTILDEEAYKRATSVYLVDRVVPMLPEVLSNDVCSLRPNEDKYTFSAVFEINDQAELQNQWFGRTIIHSDRKFAYEEAQERLETQEGDLVEEITTLDRLAKILRTERINNGAITFDRSEVRFNLDENNEPIGVYFKVSKDSNHLIEEFMLLANRKVSEFVSLNKKGVPTNNTFIYRVHDDPDPAKLEALRDFVGTFGYTMNLANTKKVAASLNSLLKDIQGKGEENMIETLAMRSMSKAIYSTDPIGHYGLGFDYYSHFTSPIRRYPDLIAHRLLQHYLDGGKSPQKQEYDVKCKHCSSMEKLASDAERDSIKFMQVKFMEKHLGEDFTGVISGVADFGFWVQIPENGAEGLIKLRDLMDDSYSYDAKNHAVYGSKTGNKYQLGDEVTIRVMKANLIQKQLDFKIIQP
- a CDS encoding LysE family translocator produces the protein MVELILSAVGLGITLSLVFIGPIFFLLIETSFSRGPKHAFTLDLGVVLADILCIVASYFASGDLVELIDKHPGFYRITALIVFIYSLYMIFSKTKMHLPGEEKMIGQNYFKTFLNGFFFNILNIGVVLFWLVTVISVRNSYPETKDFLLYMGLVVGTYLVIDFFKIYLAKVFHYKLTQKLANQIRKGVGFILIAFSIFIFLQSFKKFNQFDRKLEEAEKTEQKLIRQ
- a CDS encoding LD-carboxypeptidase translates to MKEIIFPESLKKGDQIAVISPAGAVDVSQLQKGFDLIKERGFEPVLGKNLFTKYAHGYSYAGTEKERISDMNWAFNNPDIAAIWASRGGYGCQHLLKHLKLNKFHKKPKWYIGYSDNTVVQRFLLKNNYASIHGQTLKTSSFGVSEESYDLIFNILKGKNPSYSIEVNPLNKNGQVEGQVIGGNLALIYALLGTSYNFDFKDKILFIEEVGEKYYALDRMIMSLELAGVFRKIKGLIIGGMTNMGDEKENRDYEESYDKFAYQLISERLHKYNFPTLFGFPNGHIFDNKPLIIGANAHLTIGEKCTLQF